In Streptomyces sp. NBC_01717, one DNA window encodes the following:
- a CDS encoding protein phosphatase 2C domain-containing protein, with amino-acid sequence MSQQGERPAAHEDDWWRRLYDETAADAGSTNAADSLDDRFDSASDAVGPAGRGGPGRDDGDGGTDAAVPDPRTPPAPPVRERAPWEPPAEAERAPWEPPSGAAQPRTLAVPPAPASPLVDAPPPVPPPGAERPGIVDGPPPVPAPPPVPAPPPVPAPPPPEHVPPLPRRPVAERAEAPDDPAPAGATDSGSGPAPAAPGPTSRPGLMYVGDRPPTYDAEPTALPATTPQELDGLVADTVLDGARYGTYTLRAASVRGDSARFRGEPRRDALLTVRFGAAENALVLIAVASGARAAEGAHLAAADACRWIGGAVGRSHARLAEDIRAGRRADLKSGLQRLTDRSYGRLRARAAELGLEPHEYTAGLRCLLLSADPDCRTRVFFGVGGGGLFRLRDGVWRDLEPDVPAPGAVTGEPVVGFGSASPESGPHGDRLTMDLGITTPPSPYIESPPPPPAEPFRFRASVARPGDTLLLCSTGLAEPLRGEPALADELAERWTPPEPPGLAAFLADTQLRVKGYADDRTSVGVWEA; translated from the coding sequence ATGAGTCAGCAGGGGGAGAGGCCCGCCGCCCACGAGGACGACTGGTGGCGCAGGCTGTACGACGAAACCGCCGCGGACGCCGGGTCGACCAACGCGGCCGACAGTCTCGACGACCGCTTCGACTCGGCCTCGGACGCGGTGGGTCCGGCGGGGCGGGGCGGGCCCGGTCGTGATGACGGGGACGGCGGGACGGACGCGGCCGTGCCCGATCCTCGGACGCCGCCCGCGCCACCTGTACGGGAGCGTGCGCCATGGGAGCCGCCGGCGGAGGCCGAGCGCGCCCCGTGGGAGCCACCGAGCGGCGCCGCACAGCCACGAACCCTCGCCGTACCACCGGCTCCTGCGTCGCCGCTCGTCGATGCGCCGCCCCCGGTCCCGCCGCCCGGCGCCGAGCGGCCGGGGATCGTCGATGGACCGCCACCCGTCCCGGCCCCGCCACCCGTCCCGGCCCCGCCACCCGTCCCGGCCCCGCCTCCGCCCGAGCACGTGCCGCCTCTGCCGAGGCGGCCGGTCGCCGAGCGGGCCGAGGCCCCGGATGACCCCGCACCCGCAGGGGCGACCGATTCCGGCTCCGGCCCCGCCCCGGCTGCTCCCGGCCCCACATCCCGCCCCGGACTCATGTATGTAGGGGACCGGCCGCCCACCTACGACGCAGAGCCCACCGCCCTGCCCGCCACCACCCCCCAGGAACTCGACGGGCTCGTCGCCGACACCGTGCTCGACGGAGCCAGGTACGGCACGTACACCCTGCGTGCCGCCTCGGTGCGAGGGGACTCCGCGCGGTTCCGCGGCGAGCCCCGGCGCGACGCCCTGCTCACCGTGCGCTTCGGCGCCGCCGAGAACGCTCTCGTGCTCATCGCCGTCGCCAGCGGCGCCCGCGCCGCCGAGGGCGCCCATCTCGCGGCCGCCGACGCCTGCCGCTGGATCGGCGGTGCTGTCGGCCGCAGCCACGCCCGCCTCGCCGAGGACATAAGGGCAGGCCGCCGGGCCGACCTCAAGTCCGGTCTGCAGCGCCTCACCGACCGCAGTTACGGCAGGCTCCGCGCCCGCGCCGCCGAGTTGGGGCTCGAACCGCACGAGTACACCGCGGGCCTGCGCTGCCTGCTCCTGTCGGCCGACCCCGACTGCCGCACCCGGGTCTTCTTCGGAGTGGGCGGCGGCGGGCTCTTCCGGCTGCGCGACGGCGTCTGGCGGGACCTCGAACCGGACGTTCCGGCGCCCGGGGCCGTCACCGGGGAGCCCGTCGTCGGTTTCGGATCCGCGTCCCCCGAGAGCGGGCCCCACGGCGACCGGCTGACCATGGACCTGGGGATCACGACGCCCCCGTCCCCGTACATCGAGAGCCCGCCCCCGCCACCGGCGGAGCCCTTCCGGTTCCGCGCCTCGGTGGCCCGACCGGGGGACACGCTGCTGCTCTGCAGCACCGGGCTGGCCGAGCCGTTGCGCGGCGAGCCCGCCCTCGCCGACGAGCTCGCCGAACGCTGGACGCCCCCGGAACCGCCCGGCCTGGCGGCCTTCCTCGCGGACACCCAGCTCAGGGTGAAGGGGTACGCCGACGACCGCACGAGTGTCGGCGTCTGGGAGGCGTAA
- a CDS encoding DUF456 domain-containing protein, with product MGVWQLIAVGLVILLGLVGVLVPGVPGQAMVWAAVLWWALTERTPAAWGVLIGATALLLLNQALKPLLRPRRPRESGAPRKTLMLGGIAGIVGFFVLPVVGGIVGYVGAVYGAERLRLGSGGAARASLRSVMRATGYSVLVELFACLLVTGTWLVAVIRS from the coding sequence ATGGGTGTGTGGCAGCTCATCGCCGTGGGCCTGGTCATTCTGCTCGGCCTGGTCGGCGTGCTGGTGCCCGGGGTGCCGGGGCAGGCGATGGTCTGGGCAGCCGTGCTGTGGTGGGCACTCACCGAAAGGACCCCGGCCGCCTGGGGCGTACTGATCGGCGCCACCGCGCTCCTGCTGCTGAACCAGGCGCTGAAGCCACTGCTGCGGCCGCGCCGCCCGCGCGAGTCCGGCGCCCCGCGCAAAACGCTGATGCTGGGCGGGATCGCCGGGATCGTGGGCTTCTTCGTGCTGCCCGTGGTGGGCGGGATCGTGGGGTACGTCGGGGCTGTCTATGGTGCGGAGCGGCTGCGGCTCGGCAGCGGCGGGGCGGCCCGGGCCTCGCTCCGTTCGGTGATGCGGGCCACCGGCTACTCCGTGCTCGTCGAGCTGTTCGCATGTCTGCTGGTGACGGGGACGTGGCTGGTCGCGGTGATCCGGAGCTGA
- a CDS encoding glycosyl hydrolase family 95 catalytic domain-containing protein: MPTAPDPSCTPRTLRTASSPPSPSRRTVLATGTALGGALVVGGTAVPAQAAAAATAPATSAAPVVHSPDDSWRTVLDDADLLWQKLPTTWYEGPYLGNGRLGSGIYAEPGATTTAVRFNVQHSEVQDHRPEFGSLFGLARLPIGHFTLEPAGTITGIEWWMRLRTAELEGTITTTVGTLKLRAFVHSSSDLLAVEITPSEGEQGFRWLFHPADAISPRADFKPLPDGYTGNPPAVIEQHGEVTAAVQPLLAGGRHVTAWRERTRGDSRTLYVTVTHSHPKTTARDRALRTVKTASALPYALLATPHRSWWDRFYRKSFLSLPDARLQRFYWIQLYKTASAARKDAPVMATSGPWLEPTPWPNTWWNLNVQLEYWLIHGSNHLELDAVTRALSEFREQLSREVAAPYRADSAGIPRTTDPQLVNGASVTDGGYGVGIPGQDPPTPEVGNLTWALHNVWLSYRHTMDESILRDTLFPLLRKAVNYYLHFLAPGADGKLHLPATFSPEYGVNAPDCNYDLMLLRWGCRTLLDSAERLGVHDPLTARWQEVLAKLAPYPVDANGFMIGAGVPFAKSHRHYSHMLAVYPLYELTGATPDERALIEKSLAHWVGFEGALQGYTFTGAASMSALLGKGEDALKYLGQLMSRFIQANTMYKESGPVIETPLSAAQSLHDMVCQSWGGTIRVFPALPAAWRELTVHDFRTQGAFLLSAVRGEGRTRWVRVTSEAGAPCVVRHGIDGPIEIRDRHGRPVRYEDVADGTVRIGLRKGDSALITAAGDRPDLTIRPVAPNAAAPRWGLPV; encoded by the coding sequence TTGCCCACAGCACCGGACCCTTCCTGCACGCCCCGGACTCTCCGGACGGCCTCTTCGCCGCCGTCCCCCTCCCGAAGAACTGTTCTCGCCACCGGCACGGCGCTCGGCGGCGCCCTGGTGGTGGGCGGCACGGCCGTCCCCGCCCAGGCAGCAGCCGCGGCCACCGCACCTGCCACCTCCGCCGCGCCCGTCGTGCACTCCCCCGACGACAGCTGGCGCACCGTCCTCGACGACGCCGATCTGCTCTGGCAGAAGCTGCCGACGACCTGGTACGAGGGCCCGTATCTGGGCAACGGCCGCCTCGGCTCCGGCATCTACGCCGAGCCGGGCGCCACGACCACGGCCGTCCGTTTCAACGTCCAGCACTCCGAGGTCCAGGACCACCGCCCCGAGTTCGGTTCCCTCTTCGGCCTCGCCCGCCTGCCGATCGGCCACTTCACCCTGGAACCGGCCGGCACCATCACCGGCATCGAGTGGTGGATGCGACTGCGCACCGCCGAGCTCGAAGGCACGATCACCACCACCGTGGGCACCCTGAAGCTCCGCGCCTTCGTCCACTCCTCCAGCGATCTGCTCGCCGTCGAAATCACCCCGAGCGAGGGCGAGCAGGGCTTCCGCTGGCTCTTCCACCCGGCCGACGCCATCAGCCCGCGTGCCGACTTCAAGCCTCTGCCGGACGGTTACACGGGCAACCCGCCCGCCGTCATCGAGCAGCACGGCGAGGTGACCGCCGCCGTCCAGCCGTTGCTGGCGGGCGGCCGGCACGTCACCGCCTGGCGGGAGCGCACCAGGGGCGACAGCCGCACGCTGTACGTCACCGTCACGCACTCCCACCCGAAGACGACCGCACGTGACCGCGCGCTGCGTACGGTCAAGACCGCCTCCGCCCTCCCGTACGCGCTGCTCGCCACCCCGCATCGCTCCTGGTGGGACCGGTTCTACCGGAAGAGCTTCCTGTCACTTCCGGACGCCCGGCTGCAGCGCTTCTACTGGATCCAGCTCTACAAGACGGCGTCGGCGGCCCGCAAGGACGCGCCCGTGATGGCGACCTCGGGCCCCTGGCTGGAGCCCACACCGTGGCCGAACACCTGGTGGAACCTCAACGTCCAGCTGGAGTACTGGCTGATCCACGGCTCCAACCATCTGGAGCTGGACGCCGTCACCCGCGCCCTGAGCGAGTTCCGGGAACAGCTCTCCCGCGAGGTGGCGGCCCCCTACCGGGCGGACTCGGCCGGCATCCCGCGCACCACCGACCCTCAGCTGGTCAACGGCGCGTCCGTGACCGACGGCGGCTACGGCGTCGGCATCCCCGGCCAGGACCCTCCCACTCCCGAGGTCGGCAACCTCACCTGGGCGCTGCACAACGTGTGGCTCTCCTACCGGCACACCATGGACGAGTCGATCCTGCGCGACACGCTGTTCCCGTTGCTGCGCAAGGCGGTCAACTACTACCTGCACTTCCTGGCGCCCGGTGCGGACGGCAAGCTGCACCTCCCGGCGACGTTCTCCCCCGAGTACGGCGTCAACGCCCCCGACTGCAACTACGACCTGATGCTGCTGCGTTGGGGCTGCCGCACCCTGCTGGACTCGGCCGAGCGACTCGGCGTCCACGACCCGCTGACGGCCCGCTGGCAGGAGGTGCTGGCCAAGCTCGCGCCCTACCCGGTGGACGCCAATGGGTTCATGATCGGCGCCGGGGTTCCGTTCGCGAAGTCGCACCGCCACTACTCGCACATGCTCGCGGTGTATCCGCTGTACGAGCTGACGGGTGCGACGCCCGACGAGCGCGCCCTGATCGAGAAGTCCCTCGCCCACTGGGTGGGGTTCGAAGGCGCCCTGCAGGGCTACACCTTCACCGGTGCCGCCTCGATGTCCGCGCTGCTCGGCAAGGGCGAGGACGCGCTGAAGTACCTCGGCCAGCTGATGAGCCGCTTCATCCAGGCGAACACCATGTACAAGGAGTCGGGCCCGGTCATCGAGACCCCGCTCTCGGCGGCCCAGTCGCTGCACGACATGGTGTGCCAGTCCTGGGGCGGCACGATCAGGGTCTTCCCGGCGCTGCCCGCCGCCTGGCGGGAGCTGACCGTCCATGACTTCCGTACCCAGGGCGCGTTCCTGCTCAGCGCGGTACGGGGAGAAGGCCGGACCCGCTGGGTGCGGGTGACCAGCGAGGCCGGCGCCCCCTGCGTCGTACGCCACGGCATCGACGGCCCGATCGAGATCCGGGACCGCCACGGACGGCCGGTGAGGTATGAGGATGTCGCGGACGGCACGGTGCGGATCGGCCTCCGCAAGGGCGACTCGGCGCTGATCACGGCCGCGGGCGACCGCCCGGACCTGACGATCCGTCCGGTCGCCCCGAACGCGGCGGCGCCGCGTTGGGGTCTGCCGGTCTGA
- a CDS encoding pyruvate dehydrogenase produces the protein MAKQNVSEQFVDILVRAGVKRLYGVVGDSLNPVVDAIRRNSAIEWIQVRHEETAAFAAGAEAQITGSLAACAGSCGPGNLHLINGLYDAHRSMAPVLALASHIPSSEIGLGYFQETHPDLLFQECSHYNEMISNPQQMPRLLQTAIQHAIGRGGVSVVSMPGDIASQPAPEKSIEHALVTSRPTVRPGDEEIEKLCRMVDEAKRVTLFCGSGTAGAHAEVMEFAERVKAPVGHALRGKEWIQYDNPYDVGMSGLLGYGAAYEATHECDLLVLLGTDFPYNAFLPTDVKIVQVDVRPENLGRRSKLDLAVWGDVRETLRCLTPRVKAKTDRKFLDRMLKKHAEALEGVVKAYTRKVEKHIPIHPEYVASVLDELADDDAVFTVDTGMCNVWAARYLSPNGKRRVIGSFSHGSMANALPQAIGAQFVDRNRQVVSMSGDGGFTMLMGDFLTLVQYDLPVKVVLFNNSSLSMVELEMLVAGLPSFGTTNKNPDFAAIARAAGAYGVRVEKPKQLEGALKDAFKQKGPALIDVVTDPNALSIPPRISAEMVTGFALSASKIVLDGGVGRMLQMARSNLRNMPRP, from the coding sequence ATGGCCAAGCAGAACGTGTCGGAGCAGTTCGTCGACATTCTCGTCCGGGCGGGCGTCAAGAGGCTCTACGGCGTCGTCGGCGACAGCCTCAACCCGGTCGTCGACGCCATCCGCCGCAACTCCGCCATCGAGTGGATCCAGGTCAGGCACGAGGAGACCGCCGCGTTCGCCGCCGGTGCCGAGGCCCAGATCACCGGCTCCCTCGCCGCCTGCGCGGGCTCCTGCGGCCCCGGCAATCTGCACCTCATCAACGGCCTCTACGACGCCCACCGTTCCATGGCTCCCGTCCTCGCCCTCGCCTCGCACATCCCTTCGAGCGAGATCGGTCTCGGCTACTTCCAGGAGACGCATCCGGATCTGCTCTTCCAGGAGTGCAGCCACTACAACGAGATGATCTCCAACCCGCAGCAGATGCCACGGCTGCTCCAGACGGCGATTCAGCACGCGATCGGCCGAGGCGGCGTCAGCGTCGTCTCGATGCCGGGTGACATCGCCTCCCAGCCGGCGCCGGAGAAGTCGATCGAGCATGCCCTGGTCACCTCGCGGCCGACGGTACGGCCCGGCGACGAGGAGATCGAGAAGCTCTGCCGGATGGTCGACGAGGCGAAACGGGTGACCCTCTTCTGCGGCAGCGGCACCGCGGGCGCCCACGCCGAGGTCATGGAGTTCGCCGAGCGGGTGAAGGCCCCGGTCGGGCACGCGTTGCGGGGCAAGGAGTGGATCCAGTACGACAACCCGTACGACGTCGGCATGAGCGGACTGCTCGGCTACGGCGCCGCGTACGAGGCGACCCATGAGTGCGATCTGCTGGTCCTGCTCGGCACCGACTTCCCGTACAACGCCTTCCTGCCCACCGATGTGAAGATCGTCCAGGTCGATGTACGCCCCGAGAACCTGGGCCGCCGCTCCAAGCTGGATCTGGCGGTGTGGGGCGATGTCCGCGAGACGCTGCGCTGTCTGACGCCGCGGGTGAAGGCCAAGACCGACCGGAAATTCCTCGACCGGATGCTGAAGAAGCACGCCGAGGCGCTGGAGGGCGTGGTCAAGGCGTACACCCGCAAGGTCGAGAAGCACATCCCGATCCACCCGGAGTACGTCGCCTCGGTGCTCGACGAACTCGCCGACGACGATGCCGTGTTCACCGTCGACACCGGGATGTGCAACGTCTGGGCGGCCCGCTATCTGTCGCCGAACGGAAAGCGCCGGGTGATCGGTTCGTTCAGTCACGGCTCGATGGCCAACGCGCTGCCGCAGGCCATCGGCGCCCAGTTCGTCGACCGGAACCGGCAGGTCGTGTCGATGTCCGGCGACGGCGGATTCACCATGTTGATGGGCGACTTCCTGACCCTCGTCCAGTACGACCTGCCGGTGAAGGTGGTCCTGTTCAACAACTCCTCCCTGTCCATGGTGGAGTTGGAGATGCTGGTCGCCGGTCTGCCGTCGTTCGGTACGACCAACAAGAACCCGGACTTCGCCGCGATCGCACGGGCCGCCGGGGCGTACGGCGTACGGGTCGAGAAGCCCAAGCAGCTCGAAGGCGCCCTCAAGGACGCCTTCAAGCAGAAGGGCCCGGCCCTGATCGACGTCGTCACCGACCCCAACGCGCTCTCCATCCCGCCGAGGATCAGCGCGGAGATGGTGACCGGGTTCGCGCTCTCCGCCAGCAAGATCGTGCTGGACGGAGGTGTGGGCCGGATGCTTCAGATGGCCCGCTCCAACCTGCGGAACATGCCCCGCCCCTGA
- a CDS encoding S8 family peptidase — protein sequence MRPISRTALGAATAAVLAATVVAPSVAVPQDAPAATRPLTGSAAATAAAAGKGSKPVTVTLVTGDKVLVSTDRSGAASATALPREDGTVPLIQTRQSGKDLYVYPDTATEALAAGKVDEELFNVTGLIRQGYDDASTKSLPLIAVYGQDLARSAPVTPRGAKRGLALDAIDGVALKADKEKAADFWSDVTDTRSRSVSGLKKLWLDRKVQATLDKSTKQVGADLAWAAGYDGKGTKVAVLDTGVDAEHPDLKGRIAASENFTDSGTTDDRQGHGTHTISTVGGSGAASDGKKKGVAPGADLLAGKVLNDSGSGAESWIIAGMQWAVDQKADVVSMSLGSQTPTDCTDPMSVAAEELAQSKDTLFVIAAGNSGPTLNTVSSPGCAPSVLTVGAVDRDDSTAQFSSRGPVIGSHTLKPEISAPGVDISAAAAGGRGVYAYRTMSGTSMATPHVAGAAAIVKQRHPDWTAQQIKAALVSSAKSDIPGDVRETGGGRLDVKAAIDTTVVGAPAVQGGTFNWPQDRSDRTTVDVPYTNSGTKPVKLSLKVQGVTGNDGSAVRSSVAKLDASSVTVPAGATVKVPLHIDPTAQLKAAQYGDVTGRVLATGADGVKVSTPFSLYVGAETVTLRVKLIDRTGKPAAGSSSLDVIGTDTASGERRFNDGAADQVYQVRPGAYFVSSFVMSPDLKDATGRMVESVGYLARPQLNVTKDTTLVLDARKAHRIQVKTEDRRSENRSTTLSFGRSWDDVWLHSGSVTGSRVVKNYLADVEGRATDGDFEFASFWRAYAPQIEKLSVVGGAELHPQTASTSAVSLDGTGEAALVDAGTGTPDELKAAGVAGKIALVKVADDGFMTVQARNAKAAGAKAIIVYRPSAGTWLPSLGFGSAPLPSLAIETSEAAGLTAALADGLVTLRWKATAASPFVYNLSFPETGPVTSDRTYKVRDSKLGKSTATYEAMGVAADYVDSVVMDRPYGGRFSAAFDTVAVPGKRTEYYSAGDSAWERFVSSSFPWGESMVDPAHTYKSGSQRTESWYRGIVGPSTPRDFQGKEVLAAERQDNLIGVAPGFWADSEHGGIQGSFGDLGNMTLTSGDKNYGSSGYPSGVFEVPAEDAPYELTMVTMKVGSPAAVWKRSTQTETTWKFRSKRDENAYSQGIPLLFPGYDLATDGMKTLAAQDGQKIGLSVTGHAGYTPGKLTAAKVSYSYDGGTTWTQATTAQRDGRWTATVNHAGAAGKPVTLKTELTDANGNSVVQTIVDAYAVR from the coding sequence ATGCGCCCGATATCGCGTACGGCGCTGGGAGCGGCGACAGCCGCCGTCCTGGCCGCCACCGTGGTAGCGCCGTCCGTGGCCGTGCCACAGGACGCGCCCGCCGCGACAAGACCGCTCACCGGAAGTGCGGCAGCCACCGCTGCCGCCGCCGGGAAGGGCAGCAAGCCGGTCACCGTCACCCTGGTCACCGGGGACAAGGTTCTGGTGAGCACGGACCGTTCGGGGGCGGCGTCCGCCACCGCGCTGCCACGCGAGGACGGCACCGTGCCGCTCATCCAGACCCGGCAGTCCGGCAAGGACCTGTACGTCTACCCGGACACCGCGACCGAGGCGCTCGCCGCGGGCAAGGTCGACGAAGAACTCTTCAACGTCACCGGACTGATCCGCCAGGGCTACGACGACGCGAGCACCAAGTCGCTGCCGCTGATCGCGGTGTACGGCCAGGACCTGGCCCGCTCGGCGCCCGTCACCCCGCGCGGAGCGAAGCGCGGACTCGCGCTCGACGCCATCGACGGCGTCGCGCTCAAGGCGGACAAGGAGAAGGCCGCCGACTTCTGGTCGGACGTCACCGACACCCGCTCCCGCTCGGTCTCCGGTCTCAAGAAGCTCTGGCTCGACCGCAAGGTTCAGGCCACTCTCGACAAGTCGACGAAGCAGGTCGGCGCCGACCTCGCCTGGGCCGCCGGTTACGACGGCAAGGGCACCAAGGTCGCCGTGCTCGACACCGGTGTCGACGCCGAACACCCCGACCTCAAGGGCCGGATCGCCGCCTCGGAGAACTTCACCGACTCCGGCACCACCGACGACCGGCAGGGCCACGGCACCCACACCATCTCCACCGTGGGCGGATCCGGCGCGGCCAGCGACGGGAAGAAGAAGGGCGTCGCCCCTGGCGCCGACCTGCTCGCCGGCAAGGTCCTCAACGACAGCGGTTCCGGCGCCGAGTCCTGGATCATCGCCGGTATGCAGTGGGCCGTCGACCAGAAGGCCGACGTCGTCTCGATGAGTCTCGGCAGCCAGACGCCGACCGACTGCACCGACCCGATGAGCGTCGCCGCCGAGGAACTCGCCCAGAGCAAGGACACCCTGTTCGTGATCGCGGCGGGCAACTCCGGCCCGACGCTGAACACTGTCTCCTCGCCGGGCTGCGCCCCCAGTGTGCTGACCGTCGGCGCCGTCGACCGCGACGACTCCACCGCCCAGTTCTCCAGCCGCGGACCCGTGATCGGCTCGCACACCCTCAAGCCCGAGATCTCCGCCCCCGGCGTCGACATCTCGGCCGCAGCGGCCGGTGGCCGCGGGGTGTACGCGTACCGGACGATGTCCGGTACGTCGATGGCCACCCCGCATGTCGCGGGCGCCGCCGCCATCGTGAAGCAGCGTCACCCGGACTGGACAGCACAGCAGATCAAGGCCGCTCTCGTGTCCTCCGCGAAGAGCGACATCCCCGGCGACGTACGGGAGACCGGCGGCGGCCGCCTCGATGTCAAGGCCGCCATCGACACCACCGTCGTCGGCGCCCCCGCCGTCCAGGGCGGCACGTTCAACTGGCCGCAGGACAGGAGCGACCGCACCACGGTCGACGTCCCGTACACCAACTCCGGCACCAAGCCGGTGAAGCTGTCGCTGAAGGTCCAGGGCGTCACCGGCAACGACGGCTCGGCGGTCCGCTCCTCCGTCGCCAAGCTGGACGCGAGCAGTGTCACCGTGCCGGCCGGAGCGACCGTCAAGGTCCCGCTGCACATCGACCCGACCGCGCAGCTGAAGGCCGCCCAGTACGGCGACGTCACCGGGCGCGTACTGGCCACCGGCGCCGACGGCGTCAAGGTCTCCACCCCGTTCTCGCTGTACGTCGGCGCCGAGACGGTCACCCTGCGCGTCAAGCTCATCGACCGCACCGGCAAGCCCGCCGCGGGTTCCTCCTCGCTGGACGTCATCGGCACCGACACCGCCAGCGGTGAGCGCCGCTTCAACGACGGGGCGGCCGACCAGGTGTACCAGGTGCGCCCCGGTGCGTACTTCGTCTCCAGCTTCGTCATGTCGCCGGACCTGAAGGACGCCACCGGCAGGATGGTCGAGTCCGTCGGCTACCTCGCCAGGCCGCAGCTGAACGTCACCAAGGACACCACCCTGGTACTGGACGCCCGGAAGGCCCACCGGATCCAGGTGAAGACCGAGGACCGCAGGTCCGAGAACCGCTCGACGACCCTCAGCTTCGGACGCAGCTGGGACGACGTCTGGCTGCACTCGGGTTCCGTCACCGGCAGCCGCGTCGTGAAGAACTACCTGGCCGACGTCGAGGGCAGGGCCACCGACGGCGACTTCGAGTTCGCCAGCTTCTGGCGTGCGTACGCCCCGCAGATCGAGAAGCTCTCGGTCGTCGGCGGTGCCGAGCTGCACCCGCAGACGGCCAGCACCAGCGCCGTCAGCCTCGACGGTACGGGCGAGGCCGCGCTCGTGGACGCGGGCACCGGCACTCCGGACGAGCTGAAGGCCGCCGGCGTCGCGGGCAAGATCGCTCTGGTGAAGGTCGCCGACGACGGATTCATGACCGTCCAGGCGCGGAACGCCAAGGCCGCCGGCGCCAAGGCGATCATCGTGTACCGCCCGTCCGCGGGCACCTGGCTGCCGTCCCTCGGCTTCGGCTCGGCGCCGTTGCCCTCCCTCGCGATCGAGACGAGTGAGGCCGCCGGCCTGACCGCCGCCCTCGCCGACGGTCTCGTGACGCTGCGCTGGAAGGCCACCGCCGCCAGCCCGTTCGTCTACAACCTCAGTTTCCCCGAGACCGGCCCGGTCACCTCGGACCGTACGTACAAGGTCCGTGACAGCAAGCTCGGCAAGTCCACCGCCACATACGAGGCGATGGGCGTGGCAGCCGACTACGTCGACTCGGTGGTCATGGACCGGCCGTACGGCGGGCGCTTCTCCGCCGCGTTCGACACCGTCGCCGTCCCGGGCAAGCGCACCGAGTACTACTCGGCGGGCGACAGCGCCTGGGAGCGCTTCGTCTCCTCCAGCTTCCCCTGGGGCGAGTCCATGGTGGACCCCGCCCACACCTACAAGTCCGGCTCGCAGCGCACGGAGAGCTGGTACCGGGGGATCGTCGGTCCGTCCACTCCGCGCGACTTCCAGGGCAAGGAGGTGCTCGCCGCCGAGCGGCAGGACAACCTGATCGGCGTCGCCCCGGGCTTCTGGGCCGACAGCGAACATGGTGGTATCCAGGGCTCGTTCGGTGACCTGGGCAACATGACACTGACCAGCGGCGACAAGAACTACGGCAGCAGCGGGTACCCGTCCGGCGTGTTCGAGGTGCCGGCCGAGGACGCACCGTACGAGCTGACCATGGTCACCATGAAGGTCGGTTCCCCCGCGGCCGTGTGGAAGCGGTCCACCCAGACCGAGACCACCTGGAAATTCCGTTCGAAGCGGGATGAGAACGCGTACTCTCAGGGCATCCCGCTCCTCTTCCCGGGCTACGACCTGGCGACGGACGGGATGAAGACCCTGGCGGCACAGGACGGTCAGAAGATCGGCCTGAGCGTCACCGGCCACGCGGGCTACACACCCGGCAAGCTGACCGCGGCCAAGGTCTCGTACTCGTACGACGGTGGCACGACCTGGACCCAGGCCACCACCGCACAGCGGGACGGGCGTTGGACCGCGACCGTGAACCACGCGGGCGCGGCCGGCAAGCCGGTCACGCTGAAGACGGAACTGACGGACGCCAACGGCAACTCCGTCGTCCAGACCATCGTCGACGCATACGCGGTGCGCTGA
- a CDS encoding helix-turn-helix domain-containing protein → MLGAIGLDERQESAYRALVAMGAAEVNDLAHRLGLPESETERALRRLEQQGLAAQSSARTGRWVAAPPGVALGALLTQQRHELEQAELAAALLAEEYRADAAEPAVHDLVEVVTGASAVAHRFHQLQLGAASEVCALVTGNPIAVSGLENESEERAATRGVSFRVVIEREVLALPSGILELSAALSRNEQCRVVDRVPTKLVVADASLAMVPLTGRGAEPAALVVHASGLLESLMGLFEAVWREAMPLRLGESGWAQETTVGPDPTDLEILSLLLAGLTDASVAKQLELGLRTVQRRVKGLMELTGVSTRLQLGWHAYERGWVSRSPRA, encoded by the coding sequence GTGCTGGGAGCCATAGGTCTCGACGAGAGACAGGAGTCCGCCTACCGTGCGCTCGTCGCGATGGGGGCGGCGGAGGTCAACGACCTCGCGCACCGGCTGGGGCTTCCCGAGTCGGAGACCGAGCGGGCGCTGCGCCGGCTGGAGCAGCAGGGTCTCGCCGCCCAGTCGTCCGCCCGCACCGGCCGGTGGGTGGCGGCGCCTCCCGGGGTCGCCCTGGGTGCGCTGCTCACCCAGCAGCGCCATGAGCTGGAGCAGGCGGAGCTGGCGGCGGCGCTGCTCGCCGAGGAGTACCGGGCGGATGCCGCCGAACCCGCCGTGCACGACCTGGTCGAGGTGGTCACGGGCGCGAGCGCGGTGGCGCACCGCTTCCACCAGTTGCAGCTGGGGGCGGCGAGCGAGGTGTGCGCGCTGGTCACCGGGAACCCGATCGCGGTCAGCGGTCTGGAGAACGAGTCGGAGGAGCGGGCCGCCACCCGTGGAGTGTCGTTCCGGGTGGTGATCGAGCGCGAGGTGCTCGCGCTGCCGAGCGGGATCCTGGAACTGTCGGCGGCGCTGAGCCGGAACGAGCAGTGCCGGGTCGTCGACCGGGTGCCGACCAAGCTGGTCGTCGCGGACGCCTCGCTGGCCATGGTGCCGCTGACGGGTCGCGGCGCCGAGCCGGCGGCGCTGGTCGTCCATGCCTCCGGGCTGCTGGAGTCGTTGATGGGGCTCTTCGAGGCGGTGTGGCGCGAGGCCATGCCGCTGCGGCTCGGCGAGAGCGGCTGGGCTCAGGAGACCACCGTCGGACCCGATCCGACCGACCTGGAGATTCTGTCGTTGCTGCTGGCCGGGCTGACGGACGCGAGCGTGGCGAAACAGCTGGAGCTGGGGCTGCGGACCGTCCAGCGGCGGGTGAAGGGCCTGATGGAGCTGACCGGCGTGTCGACGCGGCTGCAGCTGGGCTGGCATGCGTACGAACGGGGCTGGGTCTCCCGCAGCCCGCGAGCCTGA